One genomic segment of Pongo pygmaeus isolate AG05252 chromosome 19, NHGRI_mPonPyg2-v2.0_pri, whole genome shotgun sequence includes these proteins:
- the LOC129017384 gene encoding keratin-associated protein 4-6 isoform X1 — protein sequence MVSSCCGSVSSEQSCGLENCCRPSCCQTTCCRTTCCRPSCCVSSCCRPQCCQSVCYQPTCCRPSCCISSCCRPSCCESSCCRPSCCISSCCRPSCCVSRCCRPQCCQSVCCQPTCCRPSCCISSCCRPSCCVSRCYRPQCCQSVCCQPTCCRPSCCISSCCRPSCCEYSCCRPCCCRPCCCLRPVCG from the coding sequence ATGGTCAGCTCCTGTTGTGGTTCTGTCAGCTCTGAGCAGAGCTGTGGCCTGGAGAACTGCTGCCGCCCCAGCTGCTGCCAGACCACCTGCTGCAGGACCACCTGCTGCCGCCCCAGCTGCTGTGTGTCCAGCTGCTGCAGGCCCCAGTGCTGCCAGTCTGTGTGCTACCAGCCCACCTGCTGCCGCCCTAGCTGCTGCATCTCCAGCTGCTGCCGCCCCTCTTGCTGTGAATCCAGCTGCTGCCGCCCGAGCTGCTGCATCTCCAGCTGCTGTCGCCCCAGCTGCTGTGTGTCCAGGTGCTGCAGGCCCCAGTGCTGCCAGTCTGTGTGCTGCCAGCCCACCTGCTGCCGCCCCAGCTGCTGCATCTCCAGCTGCTGTCGCCCCAGCTGCTGTGTGTCCAGGTGCTACAGGCCCCAGTGCTGCCAGTCTGTGTGCTGCCAGCCCACCTGCTGCCGCCCCAGCTGCTGCATCTCCAGCTGCTGCCGCCCCTCTTGCTGTGAATACAGCTGCTGCCGCCCCTGCTGCTGTCGCCCCTGCTGCTGCCTGCGTCCAGTCTGTGGCTGA
- the LOC129017384 gene encoding keratin-associated protein 4-6 isoform X2: MVSSCCGSVSSEQSCGLENCCRPSCCQTTCCRTTCCRPSCCVSSCCRPQCCQSVCCRPSCCESSCCRPSCCISSCCRPSCCVSRCCRPQCCQSVCCQPTCCRPSCCISSCCRPSCCVSRCYRPQCCQSVCCQPTCCRPSCCISSCCRPSCCEYSCCRPCCCRPCCCLRPVCG, encoded by the exons ATGGTCAGCTCCTGTTGTGGTTCTGTCAGCTCTGAGCAGAGCTGTGGCCTGGAGAACTGCTGCCGCCCCAGCTGCTGCCAGACCACCTGCTGCAGGACCACCTGCTGCCGCCCCAGCTGCTGTGTGTCCAGCTGCTGCAGGCCCCAGTGCTGCCAGTCTGT CTGCTGCCGCCCCTCTTGCTGTGAATCCAGCTGCTGCCGCCCGAGCTGCTGCATCTCCAGCTGCTGTCGCCCCAGCTGCTGTGTGTCCAGGTGCTGCAGGCCCCAGTGCTGCCAGTCTGTGTGCTGCCAGCCCACCTGCTGCCGCCCCAGCTGCTGCATCTCCAGCTGCTGTCGCCCCAGCTGCTGTGTGTCCAGGTGCTACAGGCCCCAGTGCTGCCAGTCTGTGTGCTGCCAGCCCACCTGCTGCCGCCCCAGCTGCTGCATCTCCAGCTGCTGCCGCCCCTCTTGCTGTGAATACAGCTGCTGCCGCCCCTGCTGCTGTCGCCCCTGCTGCTGCCTGCGTCCAGTCTGTGGCTGA
- the LOC129017384 gene encoding keratin-associated protein 4-6 isoform X3 produces MVSSCCGSVSSEQSCGLENCCRPSCCQTTCCRTTCCRPSCCVSSCCRPQCCQSVCYQPTCCRPSCCISSCCRPSCCESSCCRPSCCISSCCRPSCCVSSCCRPSCCVSRCYRPQCCQSVCCQPTCCRPSCCISSCCRPSCCEYSCCRPCCCRPCCCLRPVCG; encoded by the exons ATGGTCAGCTCCTGTTGTGGTTCTGTCAGCTCTGAGCAGAGCTGTGGCCTGGAGAACTGCTGCCGCCCCAGCTGCTGCCAGACCACCTGCTGCAGGACCACCTGCTGCCGCCCCAGCTGCTGTGTGTCCAGCTGCTGCAGGCCCCAGTGCTGCCAGTCTGTGTGCTACCAGCCCACCTGCTGCCGCCCTAGCTGCTGCATCTCCAGCTGCTGCCGCCCCTCTTGCTGTGAATCCAGCTGCTGCCGCCCGAGCTGCTGCATCTCCAGCTGCTGTCGCCCCAGCTGCTGTGTGTCCAG CTGCTGTCGCCCCAGCTGCTGTGTGTCCAGGTGCTACAGGCCCCAGTGCTGCCAGTCTGTGTGCTGCCAGCCCACCTGCTGCCGCCCCAGCTGCTGCATCTCCAGCTGCTGCCGCCCCTCTTGCTGTGAATACAGCTGCTGCCGCCCCTGCTGCTGTCGCCCCTGCTGCTGCCTGCGTCCAGTCTGTGGCTGA
- the LOC129017384 gene encoding keratin-associated protein 4-6 isoform X4, translating to MVSSCCGSVSSEQSCGLENCCRPSCCQTTCCRTTCCRPSCCVSSCCRPQCCQSVCCISSCCRPSCCVSRCCRPQCCQSVCCQPTCCRPSCCISSCCRPSCCVSRCYRPQCCQSVCCQPTCCRPSCCISSCCRPSCCEYSCCRPCCCRPCCCLRPVCG from the exons ATGGTCAGCTCCTGTTGTGGTTCTGTCAGCTCTGAGCAGAGCTGTGGCCTGGAGAACTGCTGCCGCCCCAGCTGCTGCCAGACCACCTGCTGCAGGACCACCTGCTGCCGCCCCAGCTGCTGTGTGTCCAGCTGCTGCAGGCCCCAGTGCTGCCAGTCTGT CTGCTGCATCTCCAGCTGCTGTCGCCCCAGCTGCTGTGTGTCCAGGTGCTGCAGGCCCCAGTGCTGCCAGTCTGTGTGCTGCCAGCCCACCTGCTGCCGCCCCAGCTGCTGCATCTCCAGCTGCTGTCGCCCCAGCTGCTGTGTGTCCAGGTGCTACAGGCCCCAGTGCTGCCAGTCTGTGTGCTGCCAGCCCACCTGCTGCCGCCCCAGCTGCTGCATCTCCAGCTGCTGCCGCCCCTCTTGCTGTGAATACAGCTGCTGCCGCCCCTGCTGCTGTCGCCCCTGCTGCTGCCTGCGTCCAGTCTGTGGCTGA
- the LOC129017384 gene encoding keratin-associated protein 4-5 isoform X5, with translation MVSSCCGSVSSEQSCGLENCCRPSCCQTTCCRTTCCRPSCCVSSCCRPQCCQSVCYQPTCCRPSCCISSCCRPSCCESSCCRPSCCISSCCRPSCCVSRCCRPQCCQSVCCQPTCCRPSCCRPCCCLRPVCG, from the exons ATGGTCAGCTCCTGTTGTGGTTCTGTCAGCTCTGAGCAGAGCTGTGGCCTGGAGAACTGCTGCCGCCCCAGCTGCTGCCAGACCACCTGCTGCAGGACCACCTGCTGCCGCCCCAGCTGCTGTGTGTCCAGCTGCTGCAGGCCCCAGTGCTGCCAGTCTGTGTGCTACCAGCCCACCTGCTGCCGCCCTAGCTGCTGCATCTCCAGCTGCTGCCGCCCCTCTTGCTGTGAATCCAGCTGCTGCCGCCCGAGCTGCTGCATCTCCAGCTGCTGTCGCCCCAGCTGCTGTGTGTCCAGGTGCTGCAGGCCCCAGTGCTGCCAGTCTGTGTGCTGCCAGCCCACCTGCTGCCGCCCCA GCTGCTGTCGCCCCTGCTGCTGCCTGCGTCCAGTCTGTGGCTGA